ACGCTTCCATATCGCTTAAGTTGATACCAATGGGATTCGCGCTCTTATAGTCAATCCTAAACAGGGGAGACCACCATCCCATGTCAGACACGGAGAAACAGGCACTGCTTCCAGGAGCCCGGGTGGCCGTGCAGACCTGTATGGGCGTCCGGGCTGACGACCGCGTCGTGATCATCAGCGATGAGCCGACGCTGGCGATCGGACAGGCGCTGGCCCAGGAAGCCAGCGACATCACCCCCCATACACATCTTCTGCGGCTGGAGCGATACGGAGACCGCCCCATCACCGAGCTGCCGGAGGCGCTCGCGGCCGACATCAGGGCCCTGTCACCCACCGTCACCTTCTACGCGGCCTCTGCCCAGCCCGGTGAGATCAGCTTTCGCATCACGCTGCACCGTTACCTGATCGACGAGCTCAACGTGCGCCACGGACACATGCCGGGCATCACCCCCCGTCTGATGCGCGAGGGCATGACCGCCGACTACCGTAAAATCGAGCGGGTGACGCTCCGAGTCTGGGAGCGAGTACGCACAGCTCGTCGCATTCGCGTGACCACCCCCGCCGGCACCGAATTCACGGCCGAGTTCGGCCCGGAGCGACGGTGGGTGCCCTGCACCGGCATCTACCACCGGCAGGGCGA
The sequence above is a segment of the Chloroflexota bacterium genome. Coding sequences within it:
- a CDS encoding aminopeptidase — its product is MSDTEKQALLPGARVAVQTCMGVRADDRVVIISDEPTLAIGQALAQEASDITPHTHLLRLERYGDRPITELPEALAADIRALSPTVTFYAASAQPGEISFRITLHRYLIDELNVRHGHMPGITPRLMREGMTADYRKIERVTLRVWERVRTARRIRVTTPAGTEFTAEFGPERRWVPCTGIYHRQGDWGNLPEGEIFTAPLTAEGTLVVDVLGDYFSERYGVLATPVRLHVQKGRVTDIACANPDIAIELSEYLRSAENGTRLGEFAIGTNIALRHLTGNLLQDEKIPGVHVAFGNPYPEETGADWASQVHVDVIPTRCTIEVDGEIIMRDGTFAPHYLE